GCAGTCATCTTATTTTTTACACCAGGTAACAAATACCCAGGAGCGGTTTACTTGAGCGGAAAACAGTCTCAGTGACAGGCCTTACCGAACGCCTTGAGTCTCCAGTAGTTGTACGGGACCGCGGCCATAAAACCTGCTGCAAACATGATCGGTAAAATCCACCAGATAAGCATCGCGCCGCCTGTGATTGCAACGTCGACCAGATTCATGGCGATCTCCATGGACAGCATTGAGATGAGTGACATTCCAATAGCTGTTTTAAATGCGGTAGCTATGGTCATCTGTCGGGACAGGATGATGGTTTCGAGTGCAATTGAAGTCAGTATGCCGTTGACGATTGCCATCAACATGATGGCAATCGTAGACCAGCTGATACCAGTCAGCTGAAAGAAAAGGATAGTGCCCCAGTCGCCGATCGAACAACCGGCAAGACACCAGAGTGTATTCTTGGAGGCACTCCGCCAGGTGTGTTGGCAGGACCAGATAAAAGAAGCAGGCTGAGCCGTTGTCGCCATGCGCTGAGTATATGCCGAATAGCCTAACCAGGTTTACGTGGTCAGTGTGAATCCAAGGTAATTCTGTGTGGCAACCTCGTTGCATTTTTCGACGTAAAGCGGAAATCCACCAACGTAGGGCATGAACACCCGTGGTTTGCCTTCAATGTTGCCACCCACGTACCAGGAACTGCAGGAATTTCGCATGTGATCGTCGGCTACGGCGTCGTTGTGTGCCACCCAATCATCCTCAGCTGACTGGGTGGCCTCAATGGCGGCAATATTGTGGGTTCGGAGGTGTTCCAGACACGCGACGATCCAGTCCACATGCTGCTCGATCGACTGCATCATGTTGGTGAGTACGGACGGACTGCCGGGGCCTGTAATCATAAACAAGTTAGGAAATCCGGAGATTCCCAGCCCAAGATACCCCTTGGGTCCCTCTGCCCACTTTTCTTTAAGCGTGAGACCGTCACGACCGCGGATGTCGATTTTGAGCAGGGTGCCGGTCATGGCGTCAAATCCAGTCGCCATGATCAAGGAATCGAGGTTGTATTCCTGGTCCAGTGCATAGACGCCTTGTTGTGTAATTTTCTGAATAGGGGACTGACTCACATCTACCAGCGTGACATTGGATCGGTTGTAGGTTTCATAGTAGTTGGTATCAACGGCGAGTCGCTTACAGCCGATGGTGTAGGTGGGTACCAGAGTTTCGGCAACCACCGGGTCATTGACAGTCTGCCGGATTTTCTCGCGTATGAACTCGGCTGCTGTCTCATTGGCCTCAAGGCTTTTAGCGAGGTCGGTATAGGCACCCAGAAACACTACACCACCGCGCTGCCAGAATCCTTCGTACTCGACCTGCCGTTCGGATTCATCGACTTCCAGGGCTGACTTGCGGTTAGGGATGAATGCGAGAGCGTTAAACATCCTGCGCGCGCGTTTGCGAAGACCGGCGTAATCGGCCTTTATCTCCTCGATCGTGAGGTCCGCATCATAGCCGTAGGCTTTTCTTCCCGATTTGCGTGACGCTGGATCGCTCTCAAGCATTCGATTCCACGCAGGTACCGTGTAATGTGGGGTGCGCTGAAAAACATACAGATGTTCGGCCTGTTCAGCGATGATGGGAATCGACTGTATTGCCGAAGAACCCGTTCCAATCACGCCTACCTTCTGCCCGGTAAAGTCTACCGCCTTGTGTGGCCACTCTCCGGTGTGGTAGACCGGACCAGCAAAAGAATCCTGTCCCTCAAACATCGGTGTGTTCGTGGTTGATAAACAACCGGTGGCCATGATACAGAAGTCTGCGGATATTGATCGACCGTCACTGGTTTCAGCGAGCCACCGATGTCTGGATTCGTCGAATACGGCCGACGTCACGGTGGTATTGAACTCAATATCCCGTCTTAGATCAAAACGCTCTGCAACGTGGTGTGCATATCGGAGTATTTCGGGTTGTGTCGCATATTTTTCGGTCCAGACCCATTCCTGTTCGAGTTCCGGTGAAAAGCTGTAGGCATACTGTACGCTTTCTACGTCGCATCGTGCACCGGGGTAGCGGTTCCAGTGCCAGGTACCGCCGACATCCGGCGCGCGGTCGACGACTCGGACCCTAAAGCCAGAACCACGTAATCGGTATAGCAGATAGAGGCCTGAAAACCCGGCACCGACAACAAGAACGTCGTAATCGCTGATTCTACGTTGTCTGTTCGTGTGCTGTTTGGACGACATAATGCGGTGGTAGCAAAAAGAGGTAATCAAGAAAGTATAAAGCCTCTATCTTGCTGGCGTTGTGATCTCGGCCAGACATTGATCAGATGGATCAATGAGGTTGGAGCGCGTGTGTTGTGGGCGTAGAATGACTTGGTCAAATTCTGTAAAAGATATAGCGACTGACGCGACAGCGCATCGAGGATCACTGTGTGGATGACATGAGTACTGACGATACGTGTTACCAGCTTATTCAGGTCAGACCACTCAGCAGTGCTGTTGGCGCTGAGATTTCAGGCGTAGACCTCGCGGATTGTGATACTCCGACCTTCAGCGAGATTCACCAGGCGTTTCTTGATCATCACGTAATCTTCTTTCGTGATCAGGATCTGAGCTTGGAAAGTCATAAAGCGTTCGGACGCCGGTTTGGCACGCTTAATGTGCATCCTCAGTATGTACCGCTGGATGGCCATCCAGAAATATTGCCCATCGTCAAGGAAGCAGATGCCGAGCACAACATTGGCGGGGTCTGGCATTCAGATATTACGTTTCTAGAACGTCCCGCGTTAGGCTCAATTCTCTATGCGATTGATGTGCCGGACAGTGGCGGGGACACGCTGTTTGCCAATCAGGAACTTGCGTTTGAAGGGTTGTCGACCGGTCTTCGGCAGTTGCTGTGCGGTCTTCGGGCTGTGCATTCTGATCACACTCTGTCCGATCGAACCGAAGCAGAGCAACGCAATATGACCCGCTCGACCAAGTTGTCCGAGGAAGCTATGCGCCAACCTACTGTCGAAAACCTGCATCCCGTAATCCGCACCCATCCGGAGACAGGTTGTAAGAGTCTTTTTGTTAACCGGGCATTTACGGTTCGCTTTGAAAACATGACCGAGGACGAAAGCAAACCATTGCTTGAGTTTCTTTATAAACAAGCCACAAAGCCCGAATTCACGTGCCGGTTTCACTGGGAAAATGGTTCGGTGGCGATGTGGGACAACCGCTGCGTACAGCATTACGCACTGAATGATTATCACGGTCAGCGTCGATACATGCACCGGGTGACGGTTAATGGGGATCGGCCGACGTAAACCCTTACGTATTTAACCATCGAACGTCATCGACCGGTCGCCTGCCTAATTATCGGGGCGTAAACTGTAACGATTGTTTCCTCACCCAGTGGGTTCGGTTATTCTATCGTAGATAGAATTGAAGTCATCAATGAAGTGTAACCATGCCGTTACCTCTAGAAGGAATTCGAATACTCGACCTGACGCGGGCTCTCGCCGGTCCTTTTTGTACGATGATTCTCGGTGATCTGGGAGCAACAGTAATTAAAACCGAGCCCACTCAGGGTGGGGATATGTCCCGCAGCTGGGGACCCTATCACGACGGAATTAGCGTTTTTTACCTCAGCATCAACCGTAATAAGCAAAGTTTAGCAGTTAATTTTCGAGAGCCACGAGGCCTTGAGCTTTTACAACAACTGGCTCGGGATGCCGATGTAGTGGTCGAAAATTTCAAACCAGGAACAACGAAAAACATCGGTCTTGACTACGATACGCTTGTTAAGGACGCGCCACGGCTTATCTACACAAGTATCACAGGTTTTGGTACCGACGGTCCTTATGGTCAGTGGCCGGGTTATGATCAGATTGCCCAAGGCATGTCAGGCATGATGAGCATTACCGGGCAGGCAGACGGCCTGCCAACGCGTCTTGGAGTGCCACTTGCCGATCTCGTTTCCGGAATCTGGAGTGCCTTGGGAACGATTACTGCACTTCATCAGAGAGAGCGCACAGGGAGCGGTCAAAAAGTCGAAACGTCGCTTCTGGCTGGGGTCGTGGGGATGCTTTGTGTACAGGGCCAGCGTTACCTCAGCCTGGGTGAAATACCACAACGAATTGGTAACGAACACCCCGTGATCTATCCATATGGTGCCTTTGAAGCAGCTGATGGCATAATTAACATAGCAGCGGCGACCCAGTCTCAATGGGAGAATCTTTGTCACTTGCTCGATCTTGACCATCTGGTCCAGCAGAGTGAGTTCGTCGACAACGACGCTCGTTCCAGTCATCGAGAACAATTGCGTAAAATTTTAAATTCACGGCTATGTTCGCGTAGTGCAATAGAGTGGACCACGATTCTGATGGAGAACGGTGTTCCAGCGGGCCCTGTTTTCGATTTACAACAATTGTTCGAAGACCCGCACGTGGCAGCCACGGGACTGGTTGAGTTGGTGGACCATCCACAACTAGGTGAAATAAAGCAGTTATCAAATCCTCTCCGGCTAGAATCCATAGGCTCAAAGACAGTGCGCTCGCCACCTCCACTACTGGGACAACATACCGATGGAATCTTGAAAGAATTGGGGCTGAAGTCACAGGCGCTGGTTAAACTGAAAGAAGATGGCATAATTTTTCAGAGTACGGAGTCGACATGAATCCACACTTAGCTTATATAGCCCTGTCAACATCCGATCCTGAAAGTCTTTCGGCGTTTTTTAACGATACGCTTGAATTAACCAGTCGTTCTATTCCACACCCGGATGGTTCGCTTCGACTGTTTGCTATTGGTGAGTGTTGCCTGTGCGTTGTAGAACAAGGGCACGGGTTTCTAGGCTCTCCGGATAGAACAGGCCTGGATCATATGGCTCTAAACGTATCTGAGTCCGATCTTCTCTCAGTAGCAACAGGTTTGGCTCTCCAAGCAACGCCAATTCAGACTGTAGCGGGCAACTGGAAGGAGGTGCAGGTTGATCGGTCTGCTACCTGTGGGGCTGCCGTTCGGTTCTGTTGCAACCTGGATTTACAGCCAGCGACCTCCAACTGGGTCGAGCGCATTGACCACATTGGCATAGCCAGCGCAGACACCGCAAATGAGGAAGCGTTCTTTCACAATCACTTGGGCTGTCGAATTGAGAGTCGTCAGACCGACTATGAAACTCAGTTGGCTGTGGAAAATTTTGTTTCAGATCGGTACGGGATCGTCCAACACCAGAGGGCGCCGCAGCAGGTAGGCGGACTTCGTGTGCTCTTTCTGAATGTCGGAGATTGCGAACTTGAGGTTCTGTCGGAACTTGATAGCAACTCACCTCGGTTGATTGATCGTCACGACCCCGGCAATACACGGCAAGACCGAAGCGCAATCGGCCGTTTCGTTGAACGACGGGGTCCTGGATTACATCACGTGGCGTTGAAAGTACCCGACATCAATGGTTTGTTAAAACACCTCGACAGACGTAAATATCGGTTAATCGATTCAGTTGGCCGACCTGGTTCCCGTCGAGCCCTGATCGGGTTTGTTCATCCTGCGGAGTTAGGTGGGGTGCTGATTCATTTTGTTGAGCGGGACGACGTCTGACGGGTTAGTTCGTATCGATATTAGACTCAGACTCAGTTAGCAATTCTAATTTTCGGTAGTAGCCGAAACTTCATCAGTTATGAAAGAGCTAGCCTATAAGAGTGCTTCCGAGCTCATCAGAGGATACAAGGCAGGTCATTTCTCACCGCTTGAGGTTCTCGACGCTGTTCTCGACCGGGTAGATGAGTGTGAGGATAGTCTCAATGCGTGGCGGCTGATTGACAGAAGACGAGCGCGTCGTCGTGCCCGGGCGTCGGAAGCACGGTGGGCTAAAGGTGTGCCGCGTGGACTCCTTGATGGTGTGCCGACCGCCATCAAGGACGTTACTGAAACAAAAGACTGGCCAACCCTGAATGGCTCACTCGCGATTAACGCCAGTGGACCCTGGTCTGTCGATGCGATCGTGGTTGAACGGCTTAAGGCCCACGGTGCGGTCATACTGGGCAAGACCGAGACCCCGGAATACGCATGGCGTGGAGTCACTGAAAGTGAGCTGCATGGTGTTACGCGCAATCCCTGGAATCTTGACTGGACCCCCGGTGGTTCGAGTGGTGGGGCAGGTGCGGCTGTATCGACTGGGATGGTTGCCATCGCCACGGGTACCGATTCAGGCGGTTCTATACGGGGACCTGCCAGTTTTTGCAGTGTAGTGGGATTTAAACCCTCGTTTGGCCGCGTCCCCGTGTGGCCGGCCAGTCCGATGATGATGATGGAGCATTGTGGACCACTTACCCGCACCGTGCGTGATGCAGCCCTTGCTTTCAGTGTGATGGCAGGTGGTGATGCTCGGGATGGTTATGCGATACAGGAGGCAGCACCAAATGTACTGTCCCAACTGGGCCGGGGTGTGAAGGGTTTGAAAATCGGGTTTTCGCCTGATCTCGGTGTTGCTCGAGTGGACGATGACGTCCGCCAGGTCACGGCGCGCAGCAGGAAGATTTTTGCAGACCTGGGTGCCGGTGTCTCCACGGTACGGCTTAATCTCAGTTCTGCTCATGCGCTTTCTGATGTGGTGTGCGATCCGATAGCTGCTCGCATTCGCAGGCGCCTGGGTGTAAAAGCAAAACAGCTGACTAATGCAGCCCTGCTGCGCTGTGCCAATCGGGGTGACGCGATGGGTGCAGTGGATTTTCTCGATGGTGAAGCCGGGCGAATTGAGTTGCGCGCGCGCATGGCAGCCTTCCATCAGAAGTATGATCTTCTCGTCGCGCCGACTCTGACCTGCGCACCGTTCCCAGTTGGGTATGACCAGCCCCCACACCGTGAGAGTAGTGATGGTGAGTTTATGGCGACTGTTGCGCCGTTTGATCTCACCGGCCAGCCGGCAATCTCGGTACCGTGTGGATTCAGTGCAGCCGGGGGACCGATTGGGTTGCAGATCGTGGGTCCGCTTGGCAGTGATGCGCTGGTACTGCGAGCCGCCCTTGCCTTTGAAAAAGCCCATCCAGTGGGCAGCTTACGGCCGCCGCTATAGCCGATTCCAGCAGATTCGGTTAGGGCGTGCAGCGCCCATCACCTTGGATCGCAGGATCACCGCAGGAGGTCAGTCAAATACGATGATGCTGCGCGCGACTTCCCCGGCTGCAAGTGCGTCGTAGGCGGTATTGATCTCATCAAGTCCGTAAGTGCGGCTGATCATGGGGTCGATCTTCAGTTTGCCGCTTAGGTAAAGATCGCTGATCAGTGGCAGGTCGACCCAAGGTCGTGCACCACCATACCAGGAGCCTACAATTGATTTTTCTGTTCGCGGGAAGGATAGAGCATTGATCGATACCTCGTCGTTTTCCGGGGCCATGCCGACGACGACGGCTGTACCGCCGGGTGCCAGCATCTCGTAGGCCTGGTGGATGGTGTGGGCGTTGCCGATCGCTTCAAAGGCATAGTCAACTCCACCCGCTGTCAGTTCCATGACCTCGGCCACGGCGTCGCCGTTGCTGGCATTGATCATATCGGTGGCGCCGAATGTCTTGGCATATTCGAGTTTGTTGTCGCGCAGGTCCACTGCGATTATCCGGCCCGCACCAGCTAGCACGGCGCCCTGTACGGCGTTGAGACCGATACCACCGCAGCCAATGACCGCTACTGATGAGCCGGCTTCGATCTTGGCGGTATTGATCACAGCGCCAACCCCGGTCATCACCGAACAGCCAACAAGACAGGCTTTATCCAGCGGCATGTCGGCGCGAATCGCAACAGCGCCCGATTCGGGTACAACCACGTACTCCGCAAAGCATGATGTACGCGCAAAATGGTGAATCGTCTTGCCGTCTTTGCTCAAGCGACTGCTGCCATCGAACATCGTGTTCCTGGGGGCATCCACGCCGTTACACAGCACCGGGCGACCGATGATGCAGTAGTGGCAAGTCCCGCAGTTAGCGCGAAAATTCAGAATGACCGACTGGCCCGGTGTAAGTCGTGAGACACCAGGCCCCACTTGCTCAACCACGCCGGCGCCTTCATGCCCGAGTACAACAGGCAGGAGGTGAGTCCATTCCCCCAACATGATGTGGTAATCGGAATAACAGACACCTGCTGCAACGATGCGAACCAGCACTTCCCCCTCTTTGGGTTCCTCCAGATCGATGGCTTCCACAACCATGGGTTTATTTGGCTCGTACAGTACAGCGGCTTTTATTTTCATTTTCGGCTCATCCTTAAAAAGATTAGATCGGACACGTGTTAGGCACCTTCACGACCCACGATCGTGACCGAGGAGACATTCTGGTGTGGATAGCCACCGAGGTTATGGGTCATGCCCAGCACTGGATCCTGCTCGCGTTGTCGTTCTCCGGCGCGGCCAGTCATCTGCAGGTACATCTCGTAGATCATCCGCAGGCCCGAGGCCCCGATAGGGTGTCCAAAGCATTTCAAACCACCATCGATTTGGCAGGGCACCTTGCCGTCAGCGTCATAAAATCCATCCATAATGTCTTTGACAGCGCCACCTTCAGGGGAGATGTAAAGATCCTCCATGGTGATGACCTCGGTAATCGAGAAGCAGTCATGAACCTCAAACATACTGATCTGATCCCGCGGTTTGGTGATATCGGCCTCCTGATAAGATCGTTCGGCAGCTTTACGGGTAGTGGCAAAGTAGCTGCCGTCCCAGGAATTGTGTTGTGATTCGGTGCCGTTGGAAACCGCCAGCTGCAGGGCTTTCACCGTAACCAGGTCTTTCTTGCCCAGCCCTCGAGCGATATCCGGCAGGGTGACGATAGCGCACGCCGCACCATCACTGACGCCGCAACAGTCAAAAAGACCCAGCGGTTCGGCGATCATGGGTGCATTCATGACCCTATCTTCGTCAATTTTGTTGCGAAGGTGTGCTTTAGGGTTACGCGATCCGTTGTCATGGCTTTTTACCGAGACATGGGCCATCGCACGTTTCAGATCCTTAGCTGGAATGTTGTGTTTTGCCGAGTAAGCCGTTGCCAGCTGGGCGAATGAGCCCGGTGCCGATGCATTTGCCCAAAATAGATCATTGACAGAGCCGCGACCTCGCTGTGGCAGCCCGCCGTAGCCCGTATCTTTGAGTTTTTCAACACCAACAGCGAGTGCGATATCACAGGCACCGGAAGCTACAGCATAGACTGCACCGCGGAATGCCTCGGTACCGCTGGCACAGAAGTTCTCCACTCGCGTCACAGGGATATAGGGAAGTCGAAGCGCCATTGCCAGCGGGATGCCGGATTTGCCGACATGTTGTTCCTCGATGGCAGTGCCCAACCAGGCAGCTTCGATTTGGTTTGTCTCGATACCGCTGTCTTCCAGGGCTTCGGCGTAAGCCTCGACCATCAAGTCTTCAGCATTGTCGTTCCAGCGCTCGCCAAATTTGGAGCATCCCATACCCAGGATGGCCACTTTGTCTTTGATGCCTGATGCCATAGTTGAATCTCCTCAATGTGTATCGTTTTGTGGAGTTGCTTTCCAGAAGTAGCGGCGGAAACCGCGCAGCCTATCGTAGTCCTTTACCCGGAACACCATCCGCATGGAAATACCCACCTCTAGTTCAACGTCGGGGTCAATGTCGGTGAGATCACTCATCAGCCGGCCGCCACCCTCAAACTGTACCATGCCGAAATAGGTTGGGGGATCGGGGGAATAAGTCAGGCGATCGGCGGTGTAGGAATTGAGTTTTGCCGCTTTGTCGGCAAAGGGCTCATCTGCCTGACTGTCGATCGCACCGCAGCCCGGGTTGACACAGATTTTTGATTTTGGGAACTGGCAGGTCCCGCATTCCGAACACTGTCCACCCAGCAGTTTCTGCGACATCCCTTTGTTTCGATACAGCGTACTTAGCCCGGTCTGTTTGTCGACTTCTGCCCGGATGCCGCGTTCCATTGTCAGCAGATTGTTGAATGAAAGATAGCGTGTGTATCGGTTCTCTGGTCGACCGTTAGCGAGATGTCCACTTATAGCCAGCCGATCACCTGCCGCCTTGATTGTGTCGGTGGCTTCAAAAAGCAGAACATCGCAGCCCTGGCCAAAACCTGCGACCAGGATCTTCTCGCCCGGCTTGGCCTGCTCCAGGGCATGTACCAGCAGCACGAGTGCATGGGCACTACCGGTCTCGCCGCAACTGCTTTGTAAGTTATCCGCCACGGACTCTTCTGCAATCCCGATTTTGCGTGCGAGACTCGAGGCCACGCGGCGCATGGCAACGGGGAAGCAGAACGTGTCGATGTCCTGTGCCGAAACACCGACTTTGTCCAGTAGGTTGTTGATAGCGTTTGGAGCGATCTTCATATAACCCTCATCGCGCACCCACCGTTCTTCCCAGTTGTAGTCAAAGGCCTCACCTTCACCGCGATAATGGTCGACAAAATCAACAGCCTCTGTATGTCCTCCAATATAGTGGGCGATCGGTTCTCCTTCACCGACCAGAACAGCTGCTGCACCGTCGCCGGTGGTCAATTCGAGCGGGCTGGCAGCGCGAGCGCGGCGTTTTTCACTGGCTGAAACCAGAATCGGTCCTTCAGCACTGTGAACAGACAGTAGTGCGGTCAACAGGGCAGAACTACCGGCCCGTTGCGATGATGAGATGTCCAGGGTCTGGATTCGAGTGGATAGATTGAGTGCATCGGCAACAATCCCGGCATTTTGCCGGTCTTGAAATGGAAAGCTGGTCGATGCCATATAAATACCAGCGACAATATTGCGATCAATACCAGTCAGGCAGTCCCGCCCTGCCTCCACAGCCATCGTGACACTGTCTTCATCCCAGTTGGCCATGGTTCGTTCACCGTTGGCCAGGCCTTTAAGCGCGGGGTTGAACCAGGCGTTGGCATTTGCAATGTCTGTACGCTGCAGACGCGCTTTCGGCAGATATCCGCCAATTGCCAGTATGCCAAGGGCCATTGCGTAACTCCAGTCAGTGTCAGTGCGGGTTCAACCGCACGATCAAGAGCCTTGGGTGCGGTTGGCTCACACACATTTTACAGTCTATAGTGCTTTGTTACCGACGGCCTTTGGCAGGCGCCATTCCAGCGCCGACCCTGGTCAAAGAAAACCCCGCTCAGCGAGGTTTGCCGATCGTTTAATCGCGTGTTACTGGCGATTCAGCACTAAATCTTGCCGATCAGGCTGCGGCCGATGATTTCCCGCATGATTTCGCAGGTACCACCGGCGATGCGGGTCATTCGAGCGTCAGCCCAGGCTCGAGCGATAGGATATTCCCACATATAGCCGTAACCACCGAACAACTGCAGGCACTTGTCCAGCAGTTCGCCAAGCATCTCTGAGGAGAGCAGTTTGGTGATGGCGGCATCAACCGCGTCGAGTTTTCCTTCGAGGTGCATCTGTATACAGCGATCCACAAAAACCCGGAGCATCACCGTTTTCGACTTGACGTCTGCCAGCGTAAAACGCGTGTTCTGAAAGTCTGAGATCAACTGGCCGAAGGCTTTTCGTTCTGAGGTGTATTCGACAGTCCATTCCAGTGCGGCCTCGACGGTAGCGACTGAGCGGATTGCCTGCAGCAAGCGCTCTTGCGGCAGCTGTTCCATGAGTTGGATAAACCCTCGACCCGTCTCACCGACGAGATTCGCCACGGGTACACGAACGTTGTCGAAGAAAAGCTCCGAGGTGTCCTGCGCTTTACATCCGATTTTGTCCAGGTTACGGCCACGTTCGAATCCGAGTCGATCGGCTTCCACCAGGATCAGGCTGGTGCCTGAGGCGCCAGCGTCGGGATCGGTTTTGCAGACAGTGATCACGATGTCACAGAGTTGACCGTTGGTGATAAATACCTTCTGGCCAGAGACTATGAACTCGTCCCCGTCCCGCGTGGCGGTGGTCCGGATGTTCTGCAGGTCGGATCCGGCTGAGGGCTCTGTCATTGCTATTGCGCCAATCGCCTCACCCGCGGCCATCTTGGGCAGCCAGTTTTCTTTCAGGTATTTGGAACCGTAGTGAACCAGGTACGGGGCGACAATGTCTGAGTGCAGCGAAAACCCAGGCCCCATCGTGCCGGCTCGTGCCAGTTCTTCCAGAATCACTACGCTGAACAGAAAGTCAGTGCCTGCACCCCCGTATTGCTCGGGTATGGTGGGGCACAGGAGGCCATTCTGGCCGGCTTTATGCCAGACCTCCCGGCTGACTTGTCCTTCCTTTTCCCACCGCGAGTGATGGGGCACGATGTGTTCATTGACAAAATAGTTCACTGACCGGCGAAAGATCTCGTGTTCGGTAGAAAAGAGTTCTCGTTCAAACATGGACCAACACCTCCAGGCTCACTGGTTGAAGAAGCGGTCACGGGCTGTACCAGCCAGCCCGCGTACGTACAGGGCACATTTGCGGATTTTCCCAGAAACAACGTTACCAGAAAGTGGATTGCCATTTAGCGCTCTTTGCGTCCATCTGGCTCCGACAGGGAACATTGCGGTAAAGTCTCTGCCCGAAATGGCGGATGTACAGGACGCGAAGGGATGCTGAACACAGAACAGAACGAACTTGTCACCCAGACCGGGCCCGGAACACCAGCCGGCCAGCTGTTGCGCCATTACTGGCAACCGGTTGCACTGTCCGAGGAACTGGCCGGAGAGCGCCCACTGGTGGCCGTATCGGTGCTTGGTGAACGACTCGTTCTTTTCCGGGATGAGCAGGGAAGCCTGGGTCTGATCGATCGGCAGTGTGCGCACCGGGGTGCGGATCTTTGTTTTGGACGGTTGGAAGATGGTGGTATACGCTGCCCGTTTCATGGCTGGCTGTACGACACCGGCGGTAACTGCCTGGAACAGCCAGCCGAACCAGAGGGCAGCACGTACTTCAGCCAGATTCAGCAGACAGCCTATTCCTGCGTGGAGCGTAATGGGATCGTTTTCGCTTTCATGGGCGACGGGCCGCCCCCGGCCCTGGACCAAATGGACTGTTTCGAGGCACCGGAGGAATACACTTTCGCTTTCAAGGGTCACCTGGAGTGCAACTGGCTCCAGGCGTTGGAGATCGGCATCGACCCGGCTCACGCATCGTTCCTGCATCGTTACTCACAAGCGGGTGACCCCGGCCACACCTATGGCCAGCAGTTCCGGGATACCGCGGGGGAGGATGCAATTCCGATGACGACCCTGCTGCGCGAGCATCCCCGGCCTCAGATCGAGGTAGACAAGACCGAATACGGCCTTCGCTTGACGGCGGTACGCGATCTCGGGGACGGTCGCAAGCACGTCAGGGTGACCAACCAACTGTTCCCGCAGGCCATCTGTATCCCGATGAGCAGTGAGATGACGATCACTCAGTGGCATGTGCCGGTCGATGACAAAAACTGTTACTGGTATGCACTGTTCACCAGTTTCAAAACACCTACTGACAAAAACAAAATGCGTAGTCAGCGGCTGGATCTTTACGAACTACCGAATTATC
This portion of the Gammaproteobacteria bacterium genome encodes:
- a CDS encoding CoA transferase; the encoded protein is MPLPLEGIRILDLTRALAGPFCTMILGDLGATVIKTEPTQGGDMSRSWGPYHDGISVFYLSINRNKQSLAVNFREPRGLELLQQLARDADVVVENFKPGTTKNIGLDYDTLVKDAPRLIYTSITGFGTDGPYGQWPGYDQIAQGMSGMMSITGQADGLPTRLGVPLADLVSGIWSALGTITALHQRERTGSGQKVETSLLAGVVGMLCVQGQRYLSLGEIPQRIGNEHPVIYPYGAFEAADGIINIAAATQSQWENLCHLLDLDHLVQQSEFVDNDARSSHREQLRKILNSRLCSRSAIEWTTILMENGVPAGPVFDLQQLFEDPHVAATGLVELVDHPQLGEIKQLSNPLRLESIGSKTVRSPPPLLGQHTDGILKELGLKSQALVKLKEDGIIFQSTEST
- a CDS encoding amidase, translating into MKELAYKSASELIRGYKAGHFSPLEVLDAVLDRVDECEDSLNAWRLIDRRRARRRARASEARWAKGVPRGLLDGVPTAIKDVTETKDWPTLNGSLAINASGPWSVDAIVVERLKAHGAVILGKTETPEYAWRGVTESELHGVTRNPWNLDWTPGGSSGGAGAAVSTGMVAIATGTDSGGSIRGPASFCSVVGFKPSFGRVPVWPASPMMMMEHCGPLTRTVRDAALAFSVMAGGDARDGYAIQEAAPNVLSQLGRGVKGLKIGFSPDLGVARVDDDVRQVTARSRKIFADLGAGVSTVRLNLSSAHALSDVVCDPIAARIRRRLGVKAKQLTNAALLRCANRGDAMGAVDFLDGEAGRIELRARMAAFHQKYDLLVAPTLTCAPFPVGYDQPPHRESSDGEFMATVAPFDLTGQPAISVPCGFSAAGGPIGLQIVGPLGSDALVLRAALAFEKAHPVGSLRPPL
- a CDS encoding VOC family protein, which gives rise to MNPHLAYIALSTSDPESLSAFFNDTLELTSRSIPHPDGSLRLFAIGECCLCVVEQGHGFLGSPDRTGLDHMALNVSESDLLSVATGLALQATPIQTVAGNWKEVQVDRSATCGAAVRFCCNLDLQPATSNWVERIDHIGIASADTANEEAFFHNHLGCRIESRQTDYETQLAVENFVSDRYGIVQHQRAPQQVGGLRVLFLNVGDCELEVLSELDSNSPRLIDRHDPGNTRQDRSAIGRFVERRGPGLHHVALKVPDINGLLKHLDRRKYRLIDSVGRPGSRRALIGFVHPAELGGVLIHFVERDDV
- a CDS encoding NAD(P)/FAD-dependent oxidoreductase; protein product: MSSKQHTNRQRRISDYDVLVVGAGFSGLYLLYRLRGSGFRVRVVDRAPDVGGTWHWNRYPGARCDVESVQYAYSFSPELEQEWVWTEKYATQPEILRYAHHVAERFDLRRDIEFNTTVTSAVFDESRHRWLAETSDGRSISADFCIMATGCLSTTNTPMFEGQDSFAGPVYHTGEWPHKAVDFTGQKVGVIGTGSSAIQSIPIIAEQAEHLYVFQRTPHYTVPAWNRMLESDPASRKSGRKAYGYDADLTIEEIKADYAGLRKRARRMFNALAFIPNRKSALEVDESERQVEYEGFWQRGGVVFLGAYTDLAKSLEANETAAEFIREKIRQTVNDPVVAETLVPTYTIGCKRLAVDTNYYETYNRSNVTLVDVSQSPIQKITQQGVYALDQEYNLDSLIMATGFDAMTGTLLKIDIRGRDGLTLKEKWAEGPKGYLGLGISGFPNLFMITGPGSPSVLTNMMQSIEQHVDWIVACLEHLRTHNIAAIEATQSAEDDWVAHNDAVADDHMRNSCSSWYVGGNIEGKPRVFMPYVGGFPLYVEKCNEVATQNYLGFTLTT
- a CDS encoding TauD/TfdA family dioxygenase gives rise to the protein MSTDDTCYQLIQVRPLSSAVGAEISGVDLADCDTPTFSEIHQAFLDHHVIFFRDQDLSLESHKAFGRRFGTLNVHPQYVPLDGHPEILPIVKEADAEHNIGGVWHSDITFLERPALGSILYAIDVPDSGGDTLFANQELAFEGLSTGLRQLLCGLRAVHSDHTLSDRTEAEQRNMTRSTKLSEEAMRQPTVENLHPVIRTHPETGCKSLFVNRAFTVRFENMTEDESKPLLEFLYKQATKPEFTCRFHWENGSVAMWDNRCVQHYALNDYHGQRRYMHRVTVNGDRPT
- a CDS encoding DUF4396 domain-containing protein, with protein sequence MATTAQPASFIWSCQHTWRSASKNTLWCLAGCSIGDWGTILFFQLTGISWSTIAIMLMAIVNGILTSIALETIILSRQMTIATAFKTAIGMSLISMLSMEIAMNLVDVAITGGAMLIWWILPIMFAAGFMAAVPYNYWRLKAFGKACH